One segment of Mycolicibacterium sp. YH-1 DNA contains the following:
- a CDS encoding agarase, translated as MTDDGTVGRFSGYPEIVSAPTGFFRTERIDGSWWLITPDGFGFISVGLNHLDDTDLRYPHNFEIWQRRYGSRGRWIDAATTDLRQWGFNTLGWTRQWVSARHHHDIDWVIPLNLGHGKEWSSDELQRTGMPYVQQLTVAEIEGWNGNPRWPDVFSSEFDEHCAWLAREYCSRVADDPHLIGYFLTDIPSWLPHASGGNFTGLDDSVLQGTSHDLATIADQYYSTITRHIRAYDPNHLILGDRYNGNMGIPTEVLHAAAPYIDVLSVQYFAGNDAAGYATMRDDLAGWSAEVDLPVIVADIGNCAPTPLNPDRDCGLIDHADRGRHYVQAFGSIVAEPWLIGWHWCSYLENTARGWGLKDPYDEPHTDLTKPLTEFNHSVHQRKSNR; from the coding sequence ATGACCGACGATGGCACGGTCGGCCGCTTCAGTGGCTACCCTGAAATAGTCTCGGCGCCAACAGGGTTCTTCCGCACGGAACGCATCGATGGCAGCTGGTGGCTTATCACGCCGGACGGATTCGGCTTCATCTCAGTGGGTCTCAACCACCTCGACGACACCGACCTGAGATATCCGCACAACTTCGAGATCTGGCAACGCAGATACGGCTCGCGGGGACGCTGGATCGATGCTGCCACCACCGACCTGCGGCAGTGGGGATTCAACACCCTCGGCTGGACCCGCCAATGGGTCAGCGCTCGACACCACCACGACATCGACTGGGTGATACCACTGAACCTCGGCCACGGCAAGGAGTGGTCGAGCGATGAGCTGCAGCGCACCGGCATGCCCTATGTGCAACAACTGACCGTTGCAGAGATCGAGGGATGGAACGGTAATCCGCGCTGGCCCGACGTGTTCTCCTCCGAATTCGACGAACACTGCGCATGGCTGGCACGTGAATACTGCTCCCGCGTCGCTGACGACCCACATCTCATCGGCTACTTCCTCACCGACATCCCCTCGTGGTTACCCCACGCCTCCGGCGGCAACTTCACCGGACTCGATGACTCAGTCCTGCAAGGAACCTCGCACGATCTCGCTACGATCGCCGACCAGTACTACAGCACCATCACCCGACACATTCGAGCCTACGACCCCAACCACCTGATCCTGGGCGATCGCTACAACGGGAACATGGGCATCCCCACCGAAGTCCTACACGCCGCCGCCCCCTACATCGACGTGCTGTCGGTGCAGTACTTCGCCGGCAACGACGCCGCCGGCTACGCCACGATGCGCGACGACCTGGCCGGGTGGAGCGCCGAGGTCGACCTGCCCGTCATCGTCGCCGACATCGGAAACTGCGCGCCCACACCGCTCAATCCCGACCGAGACTGCGGACTGATCGACCACGCCGACCGCGGCCGCCACTACGTACAAGCGTTCGGCAGCATCGTGGCTGAACCCTGGCTCATCGGGTGGCACTGGTGCTCCTATCTGGAGAACACCGCCCGCGGATGGGGTTTGAAAGATCCCTACGACGAGCCCCACACCGACTTGACCAAGCCCCTCACAGAGTTCAATCATTCCGTTCACCAACGAAAGAGCAACCGGTGA
- a CDS encoding alpha/beta fold hydrolase: MTLGMPSRTSAPPPGSRSRNVTGDIQHGLVPVDTGVRLHYVVAGQGDPVVLLPGWPQSWYTWRFVMPQLINAGRRVYAIDPRGFGDSDIPPTGYDLETGARDLHRFLEQLGLTGVGGVDIVSHDIGSWIAHTHAVIYPDDVRRLVLSDAYIPGVSPSPPAGYPDTQLNARQWHFYFNRVEGLPEALIHGREAIFLAWFFGPQKLARTWAIEPDAFDEYLRVFSRPGAVRAGLNYYREAFSPKALDEGKARGSHQLSMPILTLGGEYADADNLYHTVRAICSDVTNEVFDGVGHHITEECPDEFSQAVLQFWRNHPTTA; this comes from the coding sequence GTGACCCTCGGCATGCCCAGTCGGACTTCGGCACCGCCTCCCGGGAGCCGATCACGCAACGTCACCGGCGACATCCAGCACGGGCTGGTGCCCGTCGACACCGGCGTGCGCCTGCACTATGTAGTTGCCGGGCAAGGAGACCCAGTGGTCTTACTGCCCGGCTGGCCCCAGAGTTGGTACACATGGCGCTTTGTCATGCCGCAGCTGATCAACGCCGGGCGCCGCGTCTACGCGATCGATCCCCGCGGATTCGGCGACAGCGACATCCCGCCGACTGGTTACGACCTCGAAACCGGCGCGCGCGACCTACATCGCTTCCTCGAACAACTGGGACTGACAGGCGTCGGGGGCGTCGACATCGTCAGTCATGACATCGGCAGCTGGATTGCCCACACCCACGCCGTCATTTATCCCGACGACGTCCGCCGCCTAGTCTTGTCGGACGCCTACATTCCCGGGGTGTCGCCGTCGCCACCTGCGGGCTACCCCGACACTCAACTCAACGCGCGGCAGTGGCATTTCTACTTCAACCGTGTCGAGGGTCTTCCCGAAGCACTGATACACGGACGCGAAGCGATCTTCCTGGCCTGGTTCTTCGGCCCGCAGAAGCTCGCTCGCACCTGGGCAATCGAACCAGACGCCTTCGATGAATATCTCCGCGTCTTCTCCCGCCCCGGAGCCGTCCGCGCTGGACTCAACTACTACCGAGAAGCGTTCAGCCCTAAGGCATTGGATGAAGGGAAGGCCCGCGGTAGTCACCAACTGTCTATGCCCATACTTACTCTCGGAGGTGAATACGCCGACGCCGACAATCTCTATCACACCGTCCGCGCAATCTGCTCTGACGTCACCAATGAAGTGTTCGACGGTGTCGGTCACCACATCACCGAAGAATGCCCCGACGAGTTCTCACAGGCCGTCCTGCAGTTCTGGCGTAACCACCCTACGACAGCCTGA
- a CDS encoding DUF3375 family protein, with translation MSAVIMVPSLLIGEGSVSDVVRRLRAAREVMQQPTFDLFRKRNPEVTAAILEAAFPDSDAVVDADVLHSRVDALLDELVAAGERVPRRRDGDDDLRITGRELCRELMGDRLLGRPADTDGYLMTPAAVQAQEIIGRLRVDRPLANSSRLNAILQAARDLSRLATVDRASRLAQLDSDIVAARVRVEELVAERDRIAGGGEIEVADYGALIESYAHLDDLVRRLPTDLARVRESIDIEHRRTLAELRADERSTGQAVIDHLDKTGTLLLDTPEGQAFQGVRELLADPTRLASLRIDLDTILSHAVFKEALRSDEQDALAHTPGRLRMNMGLVQEKLDRAMSTLSGYIVSRGLVSERELGRVLNDLGTALAVILERTPRTAVDLDVLPEGIELAYLRERFDLSIAEPDPQDLADTWAEQPDPPSLAELVALGGPRPETVRHVVDELAHRPSASLGEVFNDLPVEFRRPVELWGLWQAAASSGFDFGSCETTEEFHVVRPDGDTSTFIADRILLSPAQIWYLQSLGAL, from the coding sequence GTGAGTGCGGTCATTATGGTGCCTAGCTTGCTGATCGGGGAGGGAAGCGTGTCCGATGTCGTTAGGCGCTTGCGTGCGGCGCGTGAGGTCATGCAGCAGCCCACCTTCGACCTGTTTCGCAAGCGCAACCCGGAGGTGACTGCGGCGATTCTGGAGGCGGCCTTCCCAGACTCTGATGCGGTAGTGGATGCGGACGTCCTGCACTCGCGGGTCGATGCCCTGCTTGATGAATTGGTTGCCGCGGGCGAACGGGTGCCGCGGCGCCGAGACGGTGACGATGACCTTCGGATCACCGGCCGTGAGCTGTGCCGAGAGTTGATGGGGGACCGGCTTCTAGGCCGCCCAGCGGATACCGACGGCTACCTGATGACCCCGGCAGCTGTGCAAGCACAGGAAATCATTGGGCGTCTGCGCGTCGATAGGCCGTTGGCGAACAGTTCGAGGCTCAACGCGATCTTGCAGGCTGCGCGCGATCTCTCACGTCTGGCCACCGTCGACCGGGCGAGCCGCCTGGCACAGCTGGATTCCGACATCGTCGCAGCGCGCGTCCGTGTCGAAGAGTTGGTGGCCGAACGGGACCGCATCGCCGGCGGCGGCGAGATCGAAGTGGCCGACTATGGAGCGCTCATCGAGTCCTATGCCCACCTTGATGACTTGGTGCGCAGGCTTCCGACCGATCTGGCCAGGGTGCGTGAGTCGATCGACATCGAGCATCGGCGCACCCTCGCCGAACTGCGGGCTGACGAACGATCCACGGGCCAGGCAGTCATCGACCACTTGGACAAGACGGGAACGCTGCTCCTGGACACTCCGGAGGGGCAGGCCTTTCAGGGTGTTCGGGAGTTGTTGGCCGATCCGACCCGGTTGGCGTCCTTGCGCATCGACCTCGACACGATCCTGTCGCACGCGGTGTTTAAGGAGGCGCTGCGGTCCGACGAGCAAGATGCATTGGCGCATACTCCAGGGCGGCTACGGATGAACATGGGGCTGGTTCAAGAGAAGTTGGATCGGGCGATGTCGACACTGTCGGGTTACATCGTTTCCCGCGGCCTGGTTTCCGAACGGGAATTGGGGCGCGTTCTCAACGATCTAGGTACCGCCTTGGCCGTGATCCTGGAGCGGACGCCGCGCACGGCCGTCGACCTCGACGTTCTTCCCGAAGGTATCGAATTAGCTTACTTGCGTGAGCGTTTCGATCTGTCCATCGCCGAGCCGGACCCGCAGGACTTGGCCGACACGTGGGCTGAGCAGCCGGACCCGCCGTCGCTGGCCGAATTGGTAGCTTTGGGAGGCCCTCGGCCTGAAACCGTGCGCCACGTCGTCGACGAGCTAGCCCATCGGCCGAGCGCCAGCCTTGGAGAGGTGTTCAACGACCTGCCAGTCGAGTTCCGCCGGCCGGTCGAGCTATGGGGATTGTGGCAGGCTGCAGCTTCATCGGGGTTCGACTTCGGCAGTTGCGAAACCACCGAAGAGTTCCACGTCGTACGACCTGACGGCGATACCTCGACGTTCATCGCGGACCGGATCTTGCTGAGTCCCGCGCAGATTTGGTATCTGCAATCCCTGGGGGCCTTATGA
- a CDS encoding DUF4194 domain-containing protein encodes MTTGVDPRDDEDFTDTDVLGESARPLFNGDGGGLTLPQRIALIKLVKQPYLSAAEHPEQWAILVESLPVITSRLHDLLLDLRIDAASRVAYKVAATLTDDVAAPSLLRKTRWTANQTALLVVLRQRLRLRAIPSDPVFVDLEELVAAMTTLLPAHVDESRPKTITRSALESLGNLGVVKSAPGGDDRYWINPVLESLLPVAKLRQLLDALGKSTPAEAGSRGPDGNHPGADPFQAASHQGVRDE; translated from the coding sequence ATGACCACCGGAGTCGACCCGAGAGACGACGAGGACTTCACGGACACCGACGTCCTCGGTGAGTCAGCCCGGCCTCTGTTCAACGGCGATGGCGGCGGCCTGACATTGCCGCAGCGTATTGCGTTGATCAAGCTCGTCAAACAGCCGTACTTGTCGGCTGCCGAACACCCCGAGCAGTGGGCCATCCTGGTGGAGTCCCTTCCGGTGATCACCAGTCGGCTGCATGACCTGCTGCTGGATCTGCGCATCGACGCCGCGAGCAGGGTGGCTTACAAAGTGGCCGCGACCTTGACAGACGACGTGGCCGCGCCGAGCTTGTTGCGCAAGACCCGATGGACGGCCAACCAGACCGCTCTGCTGGTGGTTCTACGACAGCGGCTGCGGCTCCGGGCAATCCCGTCCGACCCGGTCTTTGTTGACCTTGAGGAACTCGTTGCGGCTATGACCACTCTGCTCCCTGCCCACGTTGACGAGTCACGGCCCAAGACGATCACCAGGTCGGCCCTCGAATCGCTGGGAAACCTGGGTGTCGTCAAATCCGCCCCCGGTGGCGACGACCGCTACTGGATCAACCCAGTCCTCGAATCGCTGCTGCCGGTGGCCAAGCTCCGCCAACTGCTGGACGCCCTCGGCAAGTCCACACCGGCAGAAGCGGGCAGTCGTGGTCCTGACGGGAACCACCCCGGGGCCGATCCGTTCCAAGCGGCCAGCCACCAAGGTGTGCGTGATGAGTGA
- a CDS encoding ATP-binding protein, with protein MSEPEPTWRLSSLQMTNWGTFDGAGHVLEFSPSTTLISGAPGSGKSTLLDAYLAVMMPGSRLRFNEASNETTGRNRDATTGQRTLLSYLRGKTGEFRERGSAEKKDKLLRGNGVPTWGAIAANFVNDAGGKFAAIRLYFVGTAADTDSDITKLGLTSDTHVDTDMFDKIVTNRGFRREDLETHFPVKCHTRSTEFDATVQLRLAIGAGGEGSEALILLSRIQSGKAMESVDTMFKELVLDTPETFERADNVVAAFTDTESAYRAAVEAGAKRETLSKIVELHAQITAWTTRACILEAIDRQTARGASVLWSWLRQKELQHLEGAVDANIAARDQLEPDRQRTERAAKEQKERCDRLTRLLATEGRDLDVLEGQRSLAKDRLDDIASNRKAFDNDTQVLNLTLASLQDLAAAQAAATKFLHDRATATRPSPRSRTPRSSPGDPSRGSGWNPCPAGSHTSAWSTPSSSASLCAARRSLPTLLTSWPTSLPNTPSDRSLKNYALHRHAADHPRRH; from the coding sequence ATGAGTGAGCCAGAACCGACGTGGCGGCTCAGTTCCCTGCAAATGACAAACTGGGGGACCTTCGACGGCGCCGGGCACGTGCTCGAGTTCTCCCCGAGCACGACACTGATATCCGGAGCACCCGGCAGCGGCAAGTCCACCCTGCTGGACGCGTACCTGGCCGTGATGATGCCCGGAAGCCGACTGCGTTTCAACGAGGCCTCCAACGAAACCACCGGCCGCAACCGAGACGCCACCACCGGGCAGCGAACCCTCCTGTCCTACCTTCGGGGCAAGACCGGTGAGTTCCGCGAGCGAGGCTCAGCGGAAAAGAAAGATAAGCTCCTGCGCGGCAACGGAGTACCTACCTGGGGCGCGATCGCCGCGAATTTTGTCAACGACGCAGGCGGGAAGTTTGCGGCCATCCGACTGTACTTCGTGGGTACCGCCGCCGACACCGACAGCGACATCACCAAGCTCGGTCTCACCTCGGATACGCACGTCGACACGGACATGTTCGACAAGATCGTCACCAACAGGGGATTTCGCCGCGAAGACCTGGAAACGCACTTTCCCGTTAAGTGCCACACTCGTTCCACCGAGTTCGATGCGACCGTACAACTACGGCTGGCTATTGGTGCTGGTGGAGAAGGCTCCGAGGCGCTGATCCTGTTGTCGCGCATCCAATCCGGCAAGGCGATGGAATCTGTCGACACGATGTTCAAGGAACTCGTGCTCGACACACCGGAAACGTTCGAACGCGCTGACAACGTCGTCGCTGCCTTCACCGACACTGAGTCGGCCTATCGTGCCGCCGTAGAAGCGGGGGCCAAACGCGAGACGTTGTCAAAGATCGTTGAACTGCACGCACAGATCACTGCGTGGACGACCCGAGCGTGCATTCTTGAGGCCATTGATCGACAGACCGCAAGGGGTGCGAGCGTGCTGTGGTCCTGGCTGCGCCAAAAGGAACTTCAGCATCTCGAAGGGGCGGTAGACGCCAACATCGCTGCACGAGACCAGCTCGAACCCGATCGCCAACGGACCGAACGCGCAGCTAAGGAACAAAAGGAGCGTTGCGATCGACTCACCAGACTGCTGGCCACCGAAGGACGGGACCTCGATGTACTCGAAGGCCAGCGCTCCCTGGCCAAGGACCGGTTGGACGACATCGCCTCGAACAGGAAAGCCTTCGACAACGACACGCAGGTGCTCAATCTGACGTTGGCCTCACTCCAAGACCTTGCAGCCGCCCAGGCGGCGGCAACAAAGTTCCTCCACGATCGCGCTACAGCAACTCGCCCCTCACCAAGATCGCGCACACCGCGCTCATCGCCGGGGGACCCGAGCAGGGGTTCCGGATGGAATCCATGTCCAGCAGGCTCGCACACCTCGGCGTGGTCGACGCCATCTTCGTCGGCATCGCTGTGCGCCGCCCGCAGGAGTCTGCCGACGCTCTTGACCTCATGGCCGACATCACTGCCGAACACTCCCTCTGACAGGAGCCTTAAAAACTATGCACTCCACAGACACGCCGCTGATCACCCTCGCCGTCATTGA
- a CDS encoding HAD family hydrolase — translation MHSTDTPLITLAVIDLAGTTADENGAVRHAVLTAVEEVTGRAATPEFEPLFDQSRGRAKTTMLRVLLGDGAEDQVSHAHTVFESELERLIHSGHVRPIAGADTTFDRLHDLGAKVALATGFSAHLRQILLEQLGWTTKVDLALSPEDVGRGRPCPDTVLTAMLALEIDSVRNVAVAGDTVNDLLAGTRAGAVIVAGVLTGAHDRATLETAPHTHIIETIADLPQLVQARHT, via the coding sequence ATGCACTCCACAGACACGCCGCTGATCACCCTCGCCGTCATTGACTTAGCGGGCACCACCGCCGACGAGAACGGTGCGGTGCGTCATGCCGTGCTCACCGCGGTCGAAGAGGTCACAGGACGCGCCGCCACGCCTGAGTTCGAACCCCTCTTCGACCAGTCCCGCGGCCGCGCCAAGACAACCATGCTGCGAGTGCTGCTTGGCGACGGTGCAGAAGACCAAGTGTCACATGCTCATACAGTGTTCGAATCCGAACTCGAACGACTCATCCACTCCGGTCATGTCCGGCCGATAGCAGGTGCGGACACAACGTTTGACCGACTGCATGACCTTGGCGCGAAAGTTGCTCTGGCAACCGGCTTCTCCGCACACCTCCGACAGATCCTGCTCGAACAGCTCGGCTGGACAACTAAGGTGGACCTGGCCCTGTCACCTGAGGACGTCGGTCGCGGACGCCCCTGCCCCGACACCGTGCTCACCGCGATGCTTGCGCTAGAGATCGATTCGGTCCGCAACGTCGCCGTCGCCGGTGACACCGTCAACGACCTACTTGCAGGCACCCGGGCCGGTGCCGTCATAGTCGCCGGCGTGCTCACTGGAGCGCACGATCGTGCGACGCTCGAAACCGCACCACACACTCATATCATCGAAACCATCGCGGACCTACCCCAGCTCGTCCAGGCGCGCCACACATGA
- a CDS encoding GntR family transcriptional regulator: MPAKTRKKLPATPRYVAIATALRDRIATEQLGPHTLLPSERELAEQENVSRMTARQALSLLENEGLLYRRPPRGTFVAEPRVRFHIGSFSEEVSRLGMRPDARLLWAERQEATQAVSKALELDDGAMVHVFHRLRTVDDIPFALETTFLPADLTPDILRHSHETSIWAVLRSEYGIKLAHSTAVLETITLEDALSAQLQVRVGSAGTLLTRRTIDTSGRCVEYARDVYRADRVAFEVSENLLRE; encoded by the coding sequence GTGCCCGCGAAGACACGCAAGAAACTGCCGGCTACACCTCGCTATGTTGCAATTGCCACGGCCCTGCGCGATCGAATCGCCACTGAACAGTTAGGGCCTCATACCCTTCTGCCATCTGAACGTGAGCTGGCCGAGCAGGAGAACGTCAGCCGGATGACGGCGCGTCAGGCGCTGTCGCTGCTTGAGAATGAAGGTCTGCTCTATCGGAGACCGCCTCGCGGGACATTCGTGGCCGAACCCCGCGTCAGATTCCACATCGGTAGTTTCTCCGAGGAGGTATCGCGGTTGGGCATGCGCCCGGACGCGCGATTGCTCTGGGCTGAACGTCAAGAAGCAACTCAGGCTGTCAGTAAGGCGCTCGAGCTTGATGATGGTGCGATGGTGCACGTCTTTCATCGGCTTCGAACCGTCGACGACATACCCTTTGCGCTTGAAACGACTTTTCTGCCTGCCGATTTGACGCCCGATATCCTCAGGCACTCCCACGAAACTTCAATCTGGGCCGTCCTCCGCAGCGAGTACGGCATTAAGCTCGCGCACTCGACGGCGGTGCTGGAGACGATCACTCTAGAGGACGCATTGTCCGCGCAATTGCAAGTCAGAGTCGGATCCGCAGGCACGCTTCTCACCCGACGCACTATCGATACTTCCGGTCGTTGCGTCGAGTATGCCCGCGACGTCTACAGGGCTGATCGAGTCGCCTTTGAGGTCTCCGAGAACCTTCTCCGCGAATGA
- a CDS encoding amidase codes for MSANQTTSAASDGILGLDGFALAAAIRARELSPVEVIEATLERIDRLDGEINSFTEVFHDQARAAARTAERVVGDDGPPLLGVPVSIKDHIWVEGASATNGSFAFRNFVAPEDCGVVERLRAAGAIIVGKTNNPEFLLRSYTDNDVFGTTRNPWDLGRTAGGSSGGSGAAVAAGMAPISIGTDGGGSIRIPASFCGVVGLKPTFGLIPKLPGFRGWPTLSTDGPMTRSVRDAGLALSVIAGLHPADLLSTVGPGTDFLAESTRTDGLVGLRVAFSEDFGSEPVDDEVRRVFRAAVQRFAETGCELVNADPPHGEQLQGLWWKVVAPEIFASEGPLLAEYGSQMSEGIAEIVRSGEAPTASDYLDAQHQRNDLARSWATFHETYDLLLAPTMQVTPFPVGQQSPDQVGGRPADPVFEDWVSMIYAANLTNQPALSVPIGFSSDGLPIGMQIIARRFEDGLALRAGAAWEQLSPWSALWPPTVTAHPPHLQTDSPMRRE; via the coding sequence ATGTCGGCTAATCAAACGACATCCGCCGCGAGCGACGGCATCCTCGGCCTCGACGGGTTCGCGCTTGCGGCCGCGATCCGAGCCCGCGAGCTATCGCCCGTGGAGGTCATCGAGGCGACTCTTGAGCGCATTGATCGCCTGGACGGGGAGATCAACAGCTTCACGGAGGTCTTTCATGACCAAGCGCGCGCAGCGGCACGGACGGCGGAGCGCGTGGTGGGTGACGATGGGCCGCCGCTACTTGGCGTGCCTGTGTCAATCAAGGATCACATCTGGGTGGAGGGGGCGTCCGCGACCAACGGGTCTTTCGCGTTCCGCAATTTCGTTGCGCCAGAGGATTGTGGTGTCGTCGAGCGTCTCCGTGCCGCCGGCGCGATAATCGTTGGCAAGACCAACAACCCCGAGTTCCTTCTGCGCAGTTACACCGACAACGATGTGTTTGGCACGACTCGGAATCCGTGGGATCTTGGGCGCACTGCTGGGGGCTCCAGTGGTGGATCCGGCGCGGCGGTCGCGGCAGGCATGGCACCCATCTCAATAGGGACAGACGGAGGCGGATCCATCCGGATCCCAGCGTCCTTCTGCGGAGTTGTCGGACTCAAACCTACCTTCGGCCTCATCCCGAAGCTGCCGGGATTTCGCGGGTGGCCAACGCTTTCCACCGATGGTCCGATGACCCGTTCTGTCCGAGACGCTGGGCTAGCGCTTTCGGTAATCGCTGGTCTTCATCCCGCCGACTTGTTGTCGACGGTCGGACCCGGTACAGACTTCCTCGCCGAGAGTACGCGGACGGACGGACTGGTGGGCCTCCGCGTCGCGTTCAGCGAGGATTTTGGGAGCGAACCAGTCGACGACGAGGTTCGCCGTGTATTCCGGGCAGCAGTCCAACGATTCGCCGAGACAGGGTGTGAACTCGTTAATGCAGACCCGCCGCATGGTGAGCAGCTCCAGGGACTCTGGTGGAAGGTTGTTGCACCTGAGATCTTCGCCTCTGAGGGACCGCTTCTCGCCGAGTATGGGTCTCAGATGAGCGAAGGGATCGCCGAGATCGTGCGGTCCGGCGAGGCGCCGACGGCGTCCGACTACCTCGACGCACAGCATCAACGGAACGATCTTGCTCGCAGCTGGGCGACTTTTCACGAAACATATGACTTGCTGCTGGCTCCCACGATGCAGGTCACCCCATTCCCTGTAGGCCAGCAATCGCCCGATCAGGTTGGCGGACGTCCCGCTGATCCGGTCTTCGAGGACTGGGTCTCCATGATCTATGCAGCGAATCTCACCAATCAACCGGCGCTAAGCGTGCCGATTGGATTCTCTTCGGACGGCCTGCCGATAGGCATGCAAATCATCGCGCGCAGATTCGAGGATGGTCTCGCTCTTCGAGCCGGTGCCGCATGGGAACAGCTGTCGCCATGGAGTGCATTATGGCCGCCGACGGTCACTGCTCATCCGCCCCACCTGCAGACGGACAGCCCTATGCGCCGCGAGTAG
- a CDS encoding cytosine permease translates to MRSSKDAPSAADTSEGAATSAGIELRSIDWVPHSERHGKIWHVGAVWFAAGAQLTTFATGVVAMTLGGNLIWTIIALVAGTLVGTFFAAFHSSQGPQLGLPQLIQSRPQFGRLGSALLILPCALLSYAGYNAFNQLLVAEALENVAPIPKGIWLQIVAVLAFVVALWGYNLIHRVQRFLTVSFIILFGLYTVGLIFTVGFPTGSFDLGEFRAAPFLAAFGLAMSYNLGWALYVSDYSRYLPASVGVRASFQWTYWGMAISAIWLTALGATVAWPVVAGGGAPGVIDQLRTTGDALFSGWGLIVVLGTVPTLVMILAMNMYGGALVLITMADSFKPLRPRLRHRVVGILLVTIVGSAGASLINGNAQFASHYNQLLVVILYLLAPWTAINLVDFFFVRRGRYAIKEFFNPSGIYSGFAWRGVTSYIVAVLASVPFWVVGGLYVGPVAALIGGADVAPFVGIVVGAVLYLILCRSLDLTNERQIEERDGLFTGAALVELSSTRGPEAPTAVIDGHSV, encoded by the coding sequence ATGAGAAGTTCGAAAGATGCTCCGTCAGCGGCTGATACGAGTGAAGGCGCCGCCACATCCGCTGGTATCGAATTGCGTTCGATCGACTGGGTCCCGCATTCGGAGCGGCACGGGAAGATCTGGCATGTGGGCGCGGTGTGGTTTGCTGCGGGTGCGCAGTTGACGACGTTCGCGACCGGCGTCGTCGCCATGACACTTGGCGGGAACCTTATTTGGACAATTATCGCCCTAGTCGCCGGCACGCTAGTCGGAACCTTCTTTGCAGCGTTTCACTCGTCGCAGGGCCCTCAGCTCGGGCTGCCCCAACTCATCCAGTCGCGACCGCAATTCGGTCGGCTGGGTTCTGCGCTGCTCATTCTGCCTTGCGCCCTACTGTCGTACGCGGGCTACAACGCCTTCAATCAGCTTCTGGTCGCCGAGGCCTTAGAAAATGTCGCGCCGATCCCCAAAGGCATATGGCTGCAAATTGTTGCGGTCCTGGCTTTCGTCGTGGCGCTCTGGGGGTACAACCTCATTCACCGCGTACAGCGGTTCCTCACGGTGTCGTTCATCATTCTGTTCGGACTCTATACCGTCGGTCTCATTTTCACGGTTGGGTTTCCAACCGGAAGCTTTGATCTTGGTGAATTTAGGGCGGCGCCTTTCCTGGCCGCCTTCGGTCTGGCGATGAGTTACAACCTTGGGTGGGCGCTATACGTGTCTGACTACTCGCGGTATCTTCCCGCGTCGGTAGGAGTGCGGGCGTCCTTCCAGTGGACGTACTGGGGCATGGCGATAAGCGCTATTTGGCTAACCGCGCTCGGAGCGACTGTGGCGTGGCCGGTAGTCGCAGGAGGTGGGGCTCCTGGCGTAATCGATCAACTTCGGACGACTGGTGACGCGCTGTTCTCGGGATGGGGACTCATTGTTGTTCTAGGGACGGTCCCAACCTTGGTGATGATCCTGGCGATGAACATGTATGGCGGAGCGCTCGTCCTAATTACCATGGCGGACTCCTTTAAACCCCTGCGCCCACGCCTGCGGCATCGGGTCGTCGGAATCCTGCTCGTGACCATCGTTGGCTCAGCCGGCGCGAGTCTGATCAATGGAAACGCTCAGTTCGCCTCCCACTATAACCAACTGCTGGTCGTGATCCTGTATCTGTTGGCGCCATGGACTGCCATCAATCTGGTTGACTTCTTCTTTGTACGACGCGGTCGATATGCCATCAAGGAGTTCTTCAATCCGTCTGGCATCTATTCGGGATTTGCTTGGCGGGGAGTTACCTCATATATCGTCGCAGTTCTGGCCAGCGTTCCCTTTTGGGTGGTTGGAGGTTTGTATGTCGGACCGGTCGCCGCACTCATCGGAGGCGCGGATGTAGCTCCGTTTGTGGGGATAGTGGTTGGCGCGGTGTTGTACTTGATTCTGTGCCGGTCGCTCGATCTTACGAACGAGCGGCAGATCGAGGAGCGTGACGGCTTATTCACTGGTGCGGCTTTAGTAGAACTCTCGTCAACGAGGGGCCCGGAAGCACCCACAGCCGTGATCGATGGGCATAGCGTTTGA
- a CDS encoding DUF1937 family protein, which yields MRKIFLACPYSHNDSEVIEGRFIECNKVAARIIESGAAVYSQVSMSHPINQAIDNKSLSEIGQLWGPVDAVFMAVMDELIVLDLPGWAASTGIKREMEFFQERGKRVSLWSEVENDFARRQ from the coding sequence ATGCGGAAGATCTTCTTGGCCTGCCCGTACAGCCACAATGACAGTGAGGTCATCGAGGGTCGGTTCATCGAGTGCAACAAGGTGGCTGCAAGAATCATCGAATCGGGCGCGGCTGTGTACAGCCAGGTCTCGATGTCTCACCCGATCAATCAGGCGATCGACAACAAGAGCTTGAGTGAGATCGGGCAACTGTGGGGTCCGGTCGACGCTGTCTTCATGGCCGTCATGGACGAACTGATCGTGTTGGATCTGCCGGGCTGGGCGGCAAGTACGGGCATCAAGCGGGAGATGGAGTTCTTCCAAGAACGTGGCAAGCGGGTGAGTCTCTGGTCCGAAGTCGAGAACGACTTTGCAAGGAGACAATAG